TTATAGGATATGTTTCATACACCCCCGAGCTTAAGCAAGACAAATGGTTTGGAAAGCATTACGAAACCAACGCTTTAGTTGTAAAAGAAGAATATTTAGGTGAAGGTGTAGTTACTAAACTTATAGAAGAGGTTACTGAGCTCGCAAAGAGTAAAGGAGTAAATCTAAAACTAAGGCACTAGCTAAACCAAAATCAATATTTGTTTTATTTACAATGGTAAAATGCCATAAATGCGGTTATGAGTTTATAGCTGAAGAAAAACTTACTATCTGCCCTCAGTGCTTCTATCAGTTTGATACAGGCAAAGAGTATAGAATCGAGCCTAAAAAGAGCTCTGCAAAACCAATTATAGCAGGAATTTTATTAATTATAGTCTCTCTGTCCACATTATTTATAGTAATTGCCTTATATGCAGCTCCTACTTTGCTAGAGCATTATCATTTGGAGCAAATGCAATCTTCGCTTTACGGTAGGGTAGTCGATAAAAATGGTACTGGTATAGAAGATGTAACTATAGAACTTAATGATTTAGTAGTTAAGACAAACTCTACAGGCTATTACAAGCTGGAAAATGTCCATGGTGGGCTACACAAAATAAAAATTTATAAGCCCAATAATAAAACAATTATTGCTAAAATATTTGTTCTGCCTAGAAATGAGGCTGAGAATTTCGAACTCATACCTGGTGAGGGGATTATAGAAGAAGACCGTACTTTAGAACTATTTGCAGTTTTGTATAGCTGTGCAACTATAGAACTAATATTCTCTGTTTTTGCTTTGGTTGGAGGCGTGCTAGCAATTAAAAGAAGACATTTTGCCGTTTGCGTTGTAGGCTCTGTAGTTGGATTGCTGTCGTTATTAGTAGTTGTTGGTACAATCATGAGCATCGCTGCCCTAATATTGCTTGCACTTTCAAAGGAGGAGTTTAAAAGTTGATATGAGCAACGAAAATCGACTTTCAATTCCAAAACTGCTCTTCTATTTAATATGCCTTATTTGGCTCCTGCTCCAGATTGTAGCACCGCTAACGCTCAAGTCGGGCTCTTTAAATTTAGGCGAAGAAGGTAGAGTAGGAACTCGCGAATATGAGGGAGTTTATGAAAATTTTAATCCAGTTGCAAAATTTATGTACTCTAGTGGCGACACTCTATGCCATCAGAAAGCCAGCAGGTCTTTCTTTATTAATGGAAATCAATTGCCGTACTGCGCAAGATGTACTGGGATATTCTTAGGCGTTCTGCTAGGCTCTTGCATTGGAATATTGCTGACCGTCGAGCTCAAATGGTATTGGGTTGTACTAGGCCTTTTGCCAATAAGTATAGATGGGACAGGCCAATTGTTTAATTTATGGCAAAGCTTTAATTTGATAAGACTTATTACTGGCATTGCTATTGGTATAGTAGCAGGCTTGGCTGTATGCATGCTAATCCAAGAACTTTCAGGTAAAAGAAAAAATGATAGCTTTGGATAAGAAAGAGCGTAGGATATTAAGGGTACTCCAAGA
This genomic interval from Candidatus Thermoplasmatota archaeon contains the following:
- a CDS encoding GNAT family N-acetyltransferase: MEIRAAKESDRSALELLASENGLKFKSSIEHTLIAEQNGKIIGYVSYTPELKQDKWFGKHYETNALVVKEEYLGEGVVTKLIEEVTELAKSKGVNLKLRH
- a CDS encoding DUF2085 domain-containing protein; its protein translation is MSNENRLSIPKLLFYLICLIWLLLQIVAPLTLKSGSLNLGEEGRVGTREYEGVYENFNPVAKFMYSSGDTLCHQKASRSFFINGNQLPYCARCTGIFLGVLLGSCIGILLTVELKWYWVVLGLLPISIDGTGQLFNLWQSFNLIRLITGIAIGIVAGLAVCMLIQELSGKRKNDSFG